A genomic window from Manduca sexta isolate Smith_Timp_Sample1 chromosome 5, JHU_Msex_v1.0, whole genome shotgun sequence includes:
- the LOC115451200 gene encoding Down syndrome cell adhesion molecule-like protein Dscam2 gives MSGNILITHHFNEKIVTPGEDLSLQCTATADRPPRFIWERDGVVISSNTDQRYTLGQMMSSSGVGVVSQLNITRSRVEDGGLYSCIALEGEANTAHSARLDVYGPPYIRTLPPIKVQSGESLKLRCPYYGYPISKLEWEHKGKKVLTSTLPQHARYKRYTTSSDNSETTRRRRKKRQLYEPGEDAVLNIPRVLKEDNDDAYTCIVYSPSGEMARRSFEIQVVEAPELDELRVGSGLKEGQIVQITCNIISGDPPIYFSWLKDGKKIPPSLKITERSSELFSVLIIKRVALEHCGKYTCIATNHVGKVNQTADLYINVAPKWIEEPTNSSLLLGQRGVVYCNANGYPTPQIHWMKRDATLGIWRPVLDLAGGGVVSYPNGTLIIEVVSLSDEGQYACNVENGVGDALHNNLWISVNKPVHFDSISSNLTTKVGLPVTLSCHPLGDSPIRVKWTLGGKPVEFTSSRVTISETPSHNGLTSVINIHYVESRDGGTYECRASNPYGVAVYSIRLNILEPPTPPLDLQVDSVTSTSAKLSWRDTISAHVQYYTVQYTTNDFMLWDTAKNINVTRQDSEIRQSVELRELLPAVEYKVRVSSGNQVDLSPYTQPVHFTTQQEAPSATPLGVQVQQTDNPGELLVSWLPPPRENHNGHLQGYHVKAVPGATGEFISDDTHTKMIKVVSRKGKHETTLSGLLKNMRYAVSVSAFNAAGNGPFSVPVYQATREGAPEQSPSDVECRGVSSTSLRLAWQPITEGGTSLLGYSVYYSTEDGPWQNISSPHTELYLQGLLKYTNYTVKIAGYSNYGLGPFSYPVLCTTLQDVPGPPSAIKVLVSSATSILVSWKAPDEPNGEITHYTVYVKPVSGTSATQSHIVASRGSKELSLAVGSLTARARYEVWARAHATPGAGAPSRTQHILLSDRVVAGVASLGGPVSVGVGRSVLLVCQCVGAPPPRTVWYHQHNIITHHPRFTRNHDDSLLINNIDQSLSGNYTCLAKNLYGSDSVSYEVTVLPTPEPPSLRVTPHKNALQLQWDPPRKIGGKIQKISYNLTWKESNGSWQDAWASKGTSLQQAHEYTLQGLKCGTKYSIRMTAANSVGASQPAYVDAATLGGVPVAPTSTEWFWSNASHVYVQLSGWHDNGCEITTVGVDYREYGAKVWKKADNRLTQQAHQWGHYPSAIISQPNSFVIADLAPAQWYQIRVTAENSAGVSTSLYNYATTTIMGEAIGPPSDFLDLNMLVIICSSILLMVCSITCVYILVKRHSHQHLTEYRNSLTGECKSERSNVTANTPQSAPGDTNNRVYSTPVHLTADNKHELYEISPYAQFAIGFRTFGHVDNQEVPNRVHQPGNSKTRYDSETSFQMRSESEESDCVSRTTTLKSAPRKTCRIPHHR, from the exons AtgtctggaaatattttaataacccaCCATTTCAACGAGAAGATAGTCACTCCCGGAGAAGAT TTAAGTTTGCAGTGCACAGCGACTGCTGACAGGCCTCCAAGGTTCATCTGGGAGAGAGATGGTGTGGTTATATCTTCCAACACAGATCAAAG GTACACGTTAGGTCAGATGATGTCCTCATCAGGAGTTGGCGTGGTGTCACAGCTGAACATAACCCGATCCAGGGTGGAGGATGGCGGGCTCTACTCTTGTATAGCTCTGGAGGGGGAGGCTAATACTGCACATTCGGCAAGGTTGGATGTTTATG GTCCTCCTTACATTAGAACTCTACCACCAATCAAAGTGCAGAGCGGCGAATCTCTGAAGTTGAGGTGTCCTTACTACGGTTACCCTATAAG TAAACTAGAATGGGAACATAAAGGGAAGAAGGTCCTCACATCAACTCTACCACAGCACGCTCGGTATAAACGATACACCACATCATCAGACAACAGTGAAACGACCCGACGAAGGCGGAAGAAACGGCAACTCTACGAGCCGGGAGAGGATGCTGTCCTGAACATCCCGAGGGTTCTGAAGGAGGATAACGATGATGCTTACACTTGTATCGTGTACAGTCCATCGGGAGAGATGGCTCGAAG GTCTTTTGAAATCCAAGTGGTGGAAGCTCCAGAGCTTGATGAGCTGCGAGTTGGTTCAGGGCTGAAAGAAGGTCAAATAGTCCAAATTACCTGTAATATCATCAGCGGTGACCCACCCATATACTTCTCGTGGTTGAAAGATGGGAAGAAGATACCGCCTAGTCTGAAG ATAACAGAACGAAGTTCAGAGCTATTCAGCGTGCTGATAATAAAGCGAGTGGCGCTGGAACACTGCGGCAAGTATACTTGCATAGCCACTAACCACGTGGGGAAAGTCAACCAGACTGCCGACCTTTATATAAATG tGGCCCCGAAATGGATAGAAGAGCCAACCAACTCATCTCTTCttcttggccagcgtggtgttgTGTACTGTAATGCGAACGGATACCCTACACCCCAAATACACTGGATGAAAAGAGATG CTACCCTCGGAATTTGGAGGCCAGTTCTGGACTTAGCCGGTGGTGGGGTAGTGAGCTATCCCAACGGTACCTTGATCATCGAGGTAGTCTCCCTATCTGACGAGGGACAGTATGCTTGCAACGTGGAGAATGGAGTTGGAGATGCTTTACATAATAACCTTTGGATAAGTGTTAATA AGCCTGTCCACTTTGACTCAATTAGCTCTAATCTGACTACGAAAGTTGGTCTGCCTGTCACCCTATCCTGTCACCCACTAGGTGACAGTCCAATTCGAGTGAAGTGGACTCTGGGGGGTAAGCCAGTGGAGTTTACATCGTCTAG GGTTACAATATCAGAGACTCCGTCCCACAACGGGTTGACTAGTGTGATCAATATTCACTATGTGGAGAGCAGAGACGGAGGGACGTACGAGTGTAGGGCAAGCAATCCGTACGGGGTGGCGGTGTATAGCATACGACTCAATATACTTG AACCACCAACCCCACCACTGGACTTGCAAGTGGATTCAGTGACGAGCACGTCAGCGAAGCTCTCCTGGCGAGATACCATCAGCGCCCACGTTCAATATTACACCGTGCAGTATACTACAAACGACTTTATGCTGTGGGATACTGCGAAGAACATTAATGTTACCAG ACAAGACAGCGAAATCCGACAGAGCGTAGAGCTGAGGGAGCTGTTACCGGCTGTGGAGTACAAAGTTCGAGTCTCGTCTGGTAACCAAGTCGACCTAAGTCCTTACACCCAGCCTGTCCACTTCACTACGCAACAAGAAG CTCCATCAGCCACACCACTCGGAGTACAAGTACAGCAGACTGATAACCCTGGGGAGCTCCTGGTGTCCTGGCTCCCACCACCAAGAGAGAACCACAATGGTCACTTGCAAGGATACCACGTTAAAGCCGTGCCTGGTGCAACCGGGGAGTTTA tatctGATGACACGCACACAAAGATGATAAAAGTAGTATCAAGGAAAGGGAAACACGAAACGACTCTATCTGGACTCCTTAAAAATATGAG gtacgCAGTATCAGTGAGTGCGTTTAACGCAGCTGGAAACGGGCCTTTTTCTGTTCCTGTATACCAAGCTACTAGAGAAGGAG CACCAGAGCAGTCGCCATCAGACGTGGAGTGCAGAGGAGTGTCCTCCACTTCCTTGAGATTAGCGTGGCAACCGATTACCGAAGGAGGGACATCATTGCTCGGATACTCTGTTTATTATAGCACTGAAG ATGGTCCCTGGCAGAACATCAGTTCTCCGCATACCGAACTCTACCTGCAAGGCCTTTTGAAGTACACGAACTACACGGTGAAGATAGCTGGCTACTCAAATTATGGTCTCGGACCATTTTCATATCCAGTCTTATGCACAACGTTACAGGATG TTCCTGGACCACCATCAGCCATCAAAGTACTAGTGTCATCAGCGACGTCTATACTCGTCAGTTGGAAAGCGCCTGACGAGCCTAACGGAGAGATAACGCATTATACCGTCTATGTCAAGCCGGTATCGGG AACAAGCGCAACCCAAAGTCACATTGTAGCGTCACGAGGTTCCAAGGAATTATCATTGGCGGTGGGGTCTCTGACAGCACGAGCACGATATGAAGTATGGGCAAGAGCTCACGCCACTCCAGGAGCAGGGGCACCTTCGCGGACGCAGCACATCTTGTTGTCTGATAGAG TGGTTGCCGGAGTAGCGTCTTTGGGAGGCCCGGTGTCAGTAGGCGTGGGTCGGTCGGTGCTGCTGGTGTGCCAGTGCGTGGGTgcaccgccgccgcgcaccgTGTGGTACCACCAGCACAACATCATCACGCACCACCCGCGCTTCACCAGGAACCATGACGATAGTCTGCTGATTAACA ATATCGACCAGTCGTTAAGTGGTAACTACACGTGCCTAGCAAAGAATCTGTATGGTTCAGATTCCGTTTCCTATGAGGTTACAGTTCTGCCTACCCCAGAACCGCCAAGCTTGAGGGTGACACCGCACAAAAATGCCTTGCAGTTACAATGGGATCCACCTAGAAAGATAGGAGGGAAGATACAGAAAATTA GTTACAACTTAACCTGGAAAGAATCCAACGGTTCCTGGCAAGACGCATGGGCGAGTAAAGGAACTTCATTACAGCAGGCTCATGAGTACACCCTCCAAGGTCTGAAGTGCGGCACCAAGTACTCCATCCGGATGACCGCTGCAAACTCAGTTGGTGCGTCACAGCCAGCGTATGTTGATGCTGCTACGTTGGGGGGAG TTCCAGTAGCACCAACGAGCACAGAATGGTTCTGGAGCAACGCGTCCCATGTTTACGTACAACTTAGCGGTTGGCATGACAACGGCTGTGAGATCACAACTGTTGGAGTCGACTACCGTGAATACGGAGCTAAGGTGTGGAAGAAGGCGGATAATCGACTC ACTCAGCAAGCCCACCAATGGGGCCACTATCCGTCTGCGATAATCAGCCAGCCGAATTCCTTCGTCATCGCTGACTTAGCACCGGCCCAGTGGTATCAAATACGAGTCACTGCTGAGAATTCAGCTGGAGTGTCAACTTCACTGTATAATTATGCTACAACCACGATAATGGGAG AGGCAATAGGTCCCCCGTCAGATTTCCTAGACTTGAATATGCTGGTCATCATCTGCAGCTCTATACTCCTCATGGTGTGTTCCATAACCTGCGTTTACATTCTAGTCAAGAGGCACAG TCACCAGCATCTAACAGAATATAGAAATTCCCTGACTGGCGAGTGCAAGTCTGAACGCAGCAACGTGACGGCAAACACGCCGCAAAGTGCTCCTGGAGACACCAACAATCGTGTCTACAGCACGCCAGTACATCTCACTGCTGACAACAAACATG AATTATACGAGATAAGTCCATACGCGCAGTTCGCGATAGGATTCAGGACGTTCGGCCACGTGGACAACCAGGAGGTGCCGAACAGAGTCCATCAACCTGGGAACAGTAAAACTAGATATGATAGCG AAACAAGTTTCCAAATGAGATCGGAGTCCGAAGAGAGTGACTGCGTCTCGCGAACAACTACTTTGAAAAGTGCCCCTAGAA